From Vanessa cardui chromosome 11, ilVanCard2.1, whole genome shotgun sequence, the proteins below share one genomic window:
- the LOC124533347 gene encoding CAP-Gly domain-containing linker protein 2 isoform X6, which translates to MPVETKISFSDGSSSDTLRKLSDDSSRKHLSDLIEADEDEVSSCLPERPRSRRKASTSSRSSITSMDTLWEKYPRRLSEAGLRRSSDHSVVLTEDTDSFIIGERVWVGGTKPGQIAYIGETQFAPGEWAGIVLDDPIGKNDGSVAGFRYFQCPEKRGVFSRLTRLTREPLISHAPHDASPISDAGSVFERPPSGSARPRRTLSPNGSVRSIVSSKMNASISTTTNGDFRLGDRVIVSSSRGSKAGTLRYVGVTEFASGVWAGVELDDPLGKNDGSVDGKRYFNCAPRFGLFAPISKVSRSPSNRKPGTCAIHSNGRATPMRRSNSRESLTSLGTSIASSRAGVRLGVTSLGAQRAGPRASSTPVSAKNALQELLREKQQHLERLLQERELERAEVVKVTMQFERTESALAQIKKEATQANNENAKLKVELDKLNKMLEDEKQKVEDLMFRNEEENINKEDYNKYKEAMEKEKETREKQIRDLEAEVALQVARAETTSAALRALEDQRSAEMNALADQHKEELVAAQTLSSELQKLLDEAYALIKEKESEKDSLTKSLNEELYKVKTDSEKALNEAKSKIAISQSEFETQLSVLTAKLQLAESKLEAEKQNVERLNKENGQTIIDLNSKLTSLQAAVDDKTLELNKVMGVSKEHEVNLNKEMTKLKMELSAKVLDIEQLEDLNKKQESSCKLLQEEVSRVKEELTQKISEYESFLNEASQQDEKNKTEILNLQQELNNKTKEYEKLVNESSKSTDSNDKLINEYKQTIHERDKEIIKLKDEFEETTANFNIKHSKIAEEHKKEIEDRNTKIEQLIKEIETHKQALDKSKIELDTLNTQFTINVDELNALKEENKKLKESLNEITQVNIELKAKIAAMELEIGEYKRQLSSAIEKCEEIQKSKEKVEGEYLNLTGQTTDSYEQFNKLSQHLKDTEKELQEIKDKFREATNNCGRIEQEYKQKIFKIQEDYSLERGQLVRSVDENVEKLQQAENKIKEFEALSFEINNRLREAESQSDKLLDENSMLKNEIESLKVKEQDINNEHDTIRKKLEIDIERYKEEILLLKADGATSEVKLMEKVDQLTEAQNDLNNKLEEARKHEDSLQKILDDMTSQLNTQKVQFEKEINQLQERLVVANNETKTHKDEETRLNELLQEKQNSIKDLTLKLEMLEVDIKSNGELVTEKDRQLTQATEELNKVNEIKNKLEEQLNKTVMETTTIKQQYETLLNNSSVEESLINEQHKQLEKVKSEMAILVNDKKLIEDKHNESSNEITNLKSQLQETTNKLNETLENLNELNKIMKEKDNFIKTQNEKVDTDLNKSKQLEENITKLQQEVNQNNTMLEQKQVEINNLNEIILQTSQIQETVKQLESENADLKAKHIVEIESLNNTIKTLTNNLSEQGKQLEDLVSTKEKVQDLQQLLAKSDEDIKKLTNINEAQKLNYEDLTRQLQQQFDEYKRESKNMKHELKNRINDYEKQLQDSKEKIALELDNQKKLQNKLNEGDSKILELSQKLELLAIQENNSSKDEKLEKLTLELQATRQSGAESLVNSEKIINKLKEEIETNIKDIKVKDDLIVKLQEDLKSQKAKVEVTEREKHLLQKEMAKNVKEIRDNNDNNAMGLLGQGDNASQKLTEEKEMIDGQVSFLNSVIVDMQRKNEQLMARVQALEGATVPAEPPLFNGRKVRAVAPRLFCDICDEFDKHDTEDCPRQSVEPEKPPSNKKPLPPRPYCDICEVFGHATENCDEEETF; encoded by the exons ACGGCAGCTCCTCGGACACGCTGCGAAAGTTAAGCGACGACTCATCGAGAAAACATTTATCAG ATTTAATCGAAGCAGACGAAGACGAAGTAAGCAGCTGTCTGCCGGAAAGACCGCGATCGCGTCGCAAGGCATCTA CCAGCAGCAGGTCGAGCATAACTTCAATGGACACGCTTTGGGAGAAATATCCGCGACGTTTGAGCGAGGCGGGCCTGAGACGCTCCTCAG ATCACAGTGTCGTTTTGACTGAGGACACTGACAGCTTTATAATCGGCGAACGTGTGTGGGTGGGCGGTACTAAGCCCGGCCAGATCGCGTATATCGGTGAGACACAGTTCGCTCCAGGCGAGTGGGCCGGCATTGTACTTGACGACCCTATAG gcaAAAATGATGGGTCAGTAGCTGGATTTCGCTACTTTCAGTGTCCAGAAAAGCGAGGTGTATTTTCTCGTCTTACTAGACTAACACGGGAGCCCCTCATATCACATGCACCACACGATGCCTCACCTATTTCTGACGCCGGAAGCGTGTTCGAACGCCCGCCGTCTGGTTCCGCAAGGCCCAGGCGCACTCTCTCTCCAAATGGTAGCGTGCGGAGTATTGTCAGCAGTAAGATGA atGCTTCCATTTCAACAACCACAAATGGAGACTTCCGTTTAGGCGATCGAGTAATCGTTTCTAGCAGCCGCGGAAGCAAAGCTGGTACTCTCCGTTACGTAGGGGTAACCGAGTTTGCATCAGGTGTTTGGGCAGGCGTAGAGCTCGATGATCCTCTTGGCAAAAACGATGGTTCCGTTGATGGAAAAAG ATATTTCAATTGCGCTCCACGCTTCGGACTGTTTGCTCCAATTTCAAAAGTATCCAGATCGCCGTCGAATCGCAAGCCGGGCACCTGCGCGATCCACAGCAACGGTCGTGCGACACCGATGCGGCGCTCTAACTCGCGGGAATCTCTCACTTCGCTCGGAACTTCGATCGCGTCTTCCCGTGCGGGGGTGAGGCTCGGGGTGACGTCGCTGGGTGCTCAG CGGGCCGGTCCACGCGCGTCCTCCACCCCGGTGTCGGCTAAGAACGCGCTGCAG GAACTCTTACGAGAAAAACAACAGCATTTGGAGCGGCTACTCCAGGAGCGCGAGTTGGAGAGAGCAGAAGTTGTCAAAGTTACGATGCAATTCGAGCGTACAGAAAGCGCActtgcacagattaaaaaagaaGCAACACAg GCGAACAACGAAAATGCGAAACTTAAAGTCGAACTTGACaaacttaataaaatgttgGAAGACGAAAAGCAAAAGGTGGAAGATCTTATGTTCAGAAAcgaagaagaaaatattaacaaagaagATTATAAT aaataCAAAGAAGCAATGGAG AAAGAAAAGGAAACGCGAGAGAAACAAATTAGAGATCTGGAAGCTGAAGTCGCATTGCAAGTTGCTCGCGCTGAGACGACCAGTGCAGCGCTGCGAGCGCTTGAAGATCAGCGCAGTGCTGAGATGAACGCTTTGGCTGATCAACACAAAGAGGAACTGGTAGCAGCACAAA caTTATCTTCtgaacttcaaaaattattagATGAAGCGTATGCGTTGATCAAGGAAAAAGAAAGTGAAAAGGATTCGCTGACCAAAAGCCTAAACGAAGAACTGTATAAAGTTAAAACAGACTCTGAAAAAGCGCTCAATGAAGCTAAGAGTAAAATTGCTATCTCTCAATCCGAGTTCGAAACGCAGCTTTCAGTACTAACAGCGAAGTTGCAATTAGCCGAGTCAAAGTTGGAAGCTGAGAAACAAAACGTTGAAAGATTGAATAAAGAGAACGGTCAAACAATAATAGATTTGAATAGTAAATTAACCTCACTGCAGGCAGCTGTTGATGATAAAACACTAGAATTAAACAAAG TTATGGGAGTAAGTAAAGAACATGAAGTCAACCTTAACAAGGAaatgactaaattaaaaatggaactCAGTGCCAAAGTTTTAGACATCGAGCAACttgaagatttaaataaaaaacaagaatCCTCTTGCAAGTTGTTACAAGAAGAAGTAAGTCGTGTTAAAGAAGAACTCACACAGAAAATCAGCGAATATGAAAGCTTTTTGAATGAGGCTTCACAGCAagatgagaaaaataaaacagaaattttGAACCTACAACAAGAAttgaataacaaaacaaaagaatacgAAAAGTTGGTTAACGAATCTAGTAAATCGACTGACTCTAATGATAaacttataaatgaatataaacaaaCTATACATGAACGAGATAAGGAAATAATAAAGTTGAAAGATGAATTCGAAGAAACAACtgccaattttaatattaaacatagcAAAATTGCTGAAGAACACAAGAAAGAAATTGAGGACCGTAATACAAAAATAGAGCAGCTAATTAAAGAAATAGAGACCCACAAACAGGCTTTAGATaaaagcaaaattgaactcgACACTCTAAATACACAGTTTACTATAAATGTTGATGAATTAAACGCGTTGaaggaagaaaataaaaaattgaaagagtcCCTTAATGAAATTACGCAAGTAAATATTGAACTTAAAGCTAAAATAGCAGCTATGGAATTAGAAATTGGTGAATATAAACGACAACTAAGCAGTGCTATTGAAAAATGTGAAGAAATTCAAAAGTCTAAAGAAAAGGTTGAGGGCGAGTATTTAAATCTCACCGGTCAAACTACTGATTCTTacgaacaatttaataaattatcgcAGCATTTAAAGGATACTGAGAAAGAACTACAAGAAATCAAAGATAAATTCAGAGAAGCTACGAATAACTGTGGCCGAATAGAACAGGAATACAAGcagaaaatctttaaaatacaaGAAGATTATTCCTTGGAACGCGGTCAATTAGTAAGATCAGTCGATGAAAATGTTGAAAAGCTACAACAAgcagaaaacaaaattaaagagtTCGAAGCGCTtagttttgaaataaacaatCGACTAAGAGAAGCAGAATCTCAGAGTGACAAATTACTTGATGAAAATTCAATgcttaaaaatgaaattgaaagcTTGAAAGTAAAAGAACAAGACATAAATAATGAGCATGACACTATTCGAAAAAAGCTGGAAATTGATATTGAAAGGTATAAAGAGGAAATATTATTACTGAAAGCTGATGGAGCTACATCCGAAGTTAAATTAATGGAAAAAGTTGATCAACTAACTGAAGCACAGAATGACTTAAATAACAAACTCGAAGAAGCACGCAAACATGAAGACtcattgcaaaaaatattagacgATATGACTTCGCAGCTTAATACCCAAAAAGTACaatttgaaaaagaaataaatcaattgCAAGAACGATTAGTGGTAGCCAATAATGAAACCAAAACTCATAAAGACGAAGAGACCCGGTTAAATGAATTGCtccaagaaaaacaaaattctatCAAAGATTTGACGCTTAAACTAGAAATGCTTGAAGTAGATATTAAATCGAATGGAGAATTAGTCACCGAAAAAGATCGACAATTGACCCAAGCAACAGAAGAACTCAATAaagttaatgaaataaaaaataaattagaagaaCAACTAAATAAAACTGTTATGGAAACAACTActataaaacaacaatatgaAACACTTTTAAACAATTCTTCTGTCGAAGAAtcattaataaatgaacaacATAAGCAATTAGAAAAAGTGAAATCTGAAATGGCTATTTTAGTGAACGATAAAAAACTCATAGAAGACAAACATAATGAATCATCTAATGAAATAACAAATCTTAAGAGTCAACTTCaagaaacaacaaataaattaaatgagacCCTTGAAAatctaaatgaattaaataaaataatgaaagaaaaagataactttattaaaacacaaaatgaaAAAGTTGATACTgacttaaataaaagtaaacagttagaagaaaatattacaaagctTCAACAAGAGGTCAATCAAAATAACACTATGTTAGAACAAAAAcaagtagaaataaataacttaaacgaaattatattacaaacaagTCAAATTCAAGAAACGGTTAAACAACTAGAATCAGAAAATGCTGATTTGAAAGCAAAACACATTGTTGAAATTGAATCTCTTAACAacacaataaaaacattaacaaataatttgtcGGAACAAGGAAAACAACTCGAAGACCTAGTCAGCACTAAGGAAAAGGTTCAAGATTTGCAGCAACTGTTAGCAAAATCAGATGAAGATATAAAGaaacttacaaatataaacGAAGCTCAAAAATTAAACTACGAAGATTTAACAAGACAACTGCAACAGCAGTTTGATGAATACAAAAGAGAaagtaaaaatatgaaacacgagcttaaaaatagaataaacgATTATGAAAAACAGTTACAAGATTCAAAAGAGAAAATAGCTTTAGAATTGGATAATcaaaagaaattacaaaacaaactcAATGAAGGCGATAGCAAAATATTAGAATTATCACAAAAACTAGAACTGTTAGCTATTCAAGAAAACAATTCAAGCAAAGATGAAAAATTAGAAAAGTTGACATTAGAATTACAAGCTACAAGACAATCTGGTGCTGAATCCTTAGTTAatagtgaaaaaataattaataagttaaaagaAGAAATTGAaactaatattaaagatattaaggTTAAGGATGATTTAATCGTAAAATTACAAGAAGACTTAAAG agcCAGAAAGCCAAAGTTGAAGTAACAGAAAGGGAGAAACATCTTTTGCAAAAGGAAATGGCGAAAAATGTTAAAGAGATTCGAGACAATAATGACAATAATGCAATGGGCCTATTAGGACAAGGCGATAATGCATCGCAGAA
- the LOC124533347 gene encoding CAP-Gly domain-containing linker protein 1 isoform X10, producing MPVETKISFSDGSSSDTLRKLSDDSSRKHLSDHSVVLTEDTDSFIIGERVWVGGTKPGQIAYIGETQFAPGEWAGIVLDDPIGKNDGSVAGFRYFQCPEKRGVFSRLTRLTREPLISHAPHDASPISDAGSVFERPPSGSARPRRTLSPNGSVRSIVSSKMNASISTTTNGDFRLGDRVIVSSSRGSKAGTLRYVGVTEFASGVWAGVELDDPLGKNDGSVDGKRYFNCAPRFGLFAPISKVSRSPSNRKPGTCAIHSNGRATPMRRSNSRESLTSLGTSIASSRAGVRLGVTSLGAQRAGPRASSTPVSAKNALQELLREKQQHLERLLQERELERAEVVKVTMQFERTESALAQIKKEATQANNENAKLKVELDKLNKMLEDEKQKVEDLMFRNEEENINKEDYNKYKEAMEKEKETREKQIRDLEAEVALQVARAETTSAALRALEDQRSAEMNALADQHKEELVAAQTLSSELQKLLDEAYALIKEKESEKDSLTKSLNEELYKVKTDSEKALNEAKSKIAISQSEFETQLSVLTAKLQLAESKLEAEKQNVERLNKENGQTIIDLNSKLTSLQAAVDDKTLELNKVMGVSKEHEVNLNKEMTKLKMELSAKVLDIEQLEDLNKKQESSCKLLQEEVSRVKEELTQKISEYESFLNEASQQDEKNKTEILNLQQELNNKTKEYEKLVNESSKSTDSNDKLINEYKQTIHERDKEIIKLKDEFEETTANFNIKHSKIAEEHKKEIEDRNTKIEQLIKEIETHKQALDKSKIELDTLNTQFTINVDELNALKEENKKLKESLNEITQVNIELKAKIAAMELEIGEYKRQLSSAIEKCEEIQKSKEKVEGEYLNLTGQTTDSYEQFNKLSQHLKDTEKELQEIKDKFREATNNCGRIEQEYKQKIFKIQEDYSLERGQLVRSVDENVEKLQQAENKIKEFEALSFEINNRLREAESQSDKLLDENSMLKNEIESLKVKEQDINNEHDTIRKKLEIDIERYKEEILLLKADGATSEVKLMEKVDQLTEAQNDLNNKLEEARKHEDSLQKILDDMTSQLNTQKVQFEKEINQLQERLVVANNETKTHKDEETRLNELLQEKQNSIKDLTLKLEMLEVDIKSNGELVTEKDRQLTQATEELNKVNEIKNKLEEQLNKTVMETTTIKQQYETLLNNSSVEESLINEQHKQLEKVKSEMAILVNDKKLIEDKHNESSNEITNLKSQLQETTNKLNETLENLNELNKIMKEKDNFIKTQNEKVDTDLNKSKQLEENITKLQQEVNQNNTMLEQKQVEINNLNEIILQTSQIQETVKQLESENADLKAKHIVEIESLNNTIKTLTNNLSEQGKQLEDLVSTKEKVQDLQQLLAKSDEDIKKLTNINEAQKLNYEDLTRQLQQQFDEYKRESKNMKHELKNRINDYEKQLQDSKEKIALELDNQKKLQNKLNEGDSKILELSQKLELLAIQENNSSKDEKLEKLTLELQATRQSGAESLVNSEKIINKLKEEIETNIKDIKVKDDLIVKLQEDLKSQKAKVEVTEREKHLLQKEMAKNVKEIRDNNDNNAMGLLGQGDNASQKLTEEKEMIDGQVSFLNSVIVDMQRKNEQLMARVQALEGATVPAEPPLFNGRKVRAVAPRLFCDICDEFDKHDTEDCPRQSVEPEKPPSNKKPLPPRPYCDICEVFGHATENCDEEETF from the exons ACGGCAGCTCCTCGGACACGCTGCGAAAGTTAAGCGACGACTCATCGAGAAAACATTTATCAG ATCACAGTGTCGTTTTGACTGAGGACACTGACAGCTTTATAATCGGCGAACGTGTGTGGGTGGGCGGTACTAAGCCCGGCCAGATCGCGTATATCGGTGAGACACAGTTCGCTCCAGGCGAGTGGGCCGGCATTGTACTTGACGACCCTATAG gcaAAAATGATGGGTCAGTAGCTGGATTTCGCTACTTTCAGTGTCCAGAAAAGCGAGGTGTATTTTCTCGTCTTACTAGACTAACACGGGAGCCCCTCATATCACATGCACCACACGATGCCTCACCTATTTCTGACGCCGGAAGCGTGTTCGAACGCCCGCCGTCTGGTTCCGCAAGGCCCAGGCGCACTCTCTCTCCAAATGGTAGCGTGCGGAGTATTGTCAGCAGTAAGATGA atGCTTCCATTTCAACAACCACAAATGGAGACTTCCGTTTAGGCGATCGAGTAATCGTTTCTAGCAGCCGCGGAAGCAAAGCTGGTACTCTCCGTTACGTAGGGGTAACCGAGTTTGCATCAGGTGTTTGGGCAGGCGTAGAGCTCGATGATCCTCTTGGCAAAAACGATGGTTCCGTTGATGGAAAAAG ATATTTCAATTGCGCTCCACGCTTCGGACTGTTTGCTCCAATTTCAAAAGTATCCAGATCGCCGTCGAATCGCAAGCCGGGCACCTGCGCGATCCACAGCAACGGTCGTGCGACACCGATGCGGCGCTCTAACTCGCGGGAATCTCTCACTTCGCTCGGAACTTCGATCGCGTCTTCCCGTGCGGGGGTGAGGCTCGGGGTGACGTCGCTGGGTGCTCAG CGGGCCGGTCCACGCGCGTCCTCCACCCCGGTGTCGGCTAAGAACGCGCTGCAG GAACTCTTACGAGAAAAACAACAGCATTTGGAGCGGCTACTCCAGGAGCGCGAGTTGGAGAGAGCAGAAGTTGTCAAAGTTACGATGCAATTCGAGCGTACAGAAAGCGCActtgcacagattaaaaaagaaGCAACACAg GCGAACAACGAAAATGCGAAACTTAAAGTCGAACTTGACaaacttaataaaatgttgGAAGACGAAAAGCAAAAGGTGGAAGATCTTATGTTCAGAAAcgaagaagaaaatattaacaaagaagATTATAAT aaataCAAAGAAGCAATGGAG AAAGAAAAGGAAACGCGAGAGAAACAAATTAGAGATCTGGAAGCTGAAGTCGCATTGCAAGTTGCTCGCGCTGAGACGACCAGTGCAGCGCTGCGAGCGCTTGAAGATCAGCGCAGTGCTGAGATGAACGCTTTGGCTGATCAACACAAAGAGGAACTGGTAGCAGCACAAA caTTATCTTCtgaacttcaaaaattattagATGAAGCGTATGCGTTGATCAAGGAAAAAGAAAGTGAAAAGGATTCGCTGACCAAAAGCCTAAACGAAGAACTGTATAAAGTTAAAACAGACTCTGAAAAAGCGCTCAATGAAGCTAAGAGTAAAATTGCTATCTCTCAATCCGAGTTCGAAACGCAGCTTTCAGTACTAACAGCGAAGTTGCAATTAGCCGAGTCAAAGTTGGAAGCTGAGAAACAAAACGTTGAAAGATTGAATAAAGAGAACGGTCAAACAATAATAGATTTGAATAGTAAATTAACCTCACTGCAGGCAGCTGTTGATGATAAAACACTAGAATTAAACAAAG TTATGGGAGTAAGTAAAGAACATGAAGTCAACCTTAACAAGGAaatgactaaattaaaaatggaactCAGTGCCAAAGTTTTAGACATCGAGCAACttgaagatttaaataaaaaacaagaatCCTCTTGCAAGTTGTTACAAGAAGAAGTAAGTCGTGTTAAAGAAGAACTCACACAGAAAATCAGCGAATATGAAAGCTTTTTGAATGAGGCTTCACAGCAagatgagaaaaataaaacagaaattttGAACCTACAACAAGAAttgaataacaaaacaaaagaatacgAAAAGTTGGTTAACGAATCTAGTAAATCGACTGACTCTAATGATAaacttataaatgaatataaacaaaCTATACATGAACGAGATAAGGAAATAATAAAGTTGAAAGATGAATTCGAAGAAACAACtgccaattttaatattaaacatagcAAAATTGCTGAAGAACACAAGAAAGAAATTGAGGACCGTAATACAAAAATAGAGCAGCTAATTAAAGAAATAGAGACCCACAAACAGGCTTTAGATaaaagcaaaattgaactcgACACTCTAAATACACAGTTTACTATAAATGTTGATGAATTAAACGCGTTGaaggaagaaaataaaaaattgaaagagtcCCTTAATGAAATTACGCAAGTAAATATTGAACTTAAAGCTAAAATAGCAGCTATGGAATTAGAAATTGGTGAATATAAACGACAACTAAGCAGTGCTATTGAAAAATGTGAAGAAATTCAAAAGTCTAAAGAAAAGGTTGAGGGCGAGTATTTAAATCTCACCGGTCAAACTACTGATTCTTacgaacaatttaataaattatcgcAGCATTTAAAGGATACTGAGAAAGAACTACAAGAAATCAAAGATAAATTCAGAGAAGCTACGAATAACTGTGGCCGAATAGAACAGGAATACAAGcagaaaatctttaaaatacaaGAAGATTATTCCTTGGAACGCGGTCAATTAGTAAGATCAGTCGATGAAAATGTTGAAAAGCTACAACAAgcagaaaacaaaattaaagagtTCGAAGCGCTtagttttgaaataaacaatCGACTAAGAGAAGCAGAATCTCAGAGTGACAAATTACTTGATGAAAATTCAATgcttaaaaatgaaattgaaagcTTGAAAGTAAAAGAACAAGACATAAATAATGAGCATGACACTATTCGAAAAAAGCTGGAAATTGATATTGAAAGGTATAAAGAGGAAATATTATTACTGAAAGCTGATGGAGCTACATCCGAAGTTAAATTAATGGAAAAAGTTGATCAACTAACTGAAGCACAGAATGACTTAAATAACAAACTCGAAGAAGCACGCAAACATGAAGACtcattgcaaaaaatattagacgATATGACTTCGCAGCTTAATACCCAAAAAGTACaatttgaaaaagaaataaatcaattgCAAGAACGATTAGTGGTAGCCAATAATGAAACCAAAACTCATAAAGACGAAGAGACCCGGTTAAATGAATTGCtccaagaaaaacaaaattctatCAAAGATTTGACGCTTAAACTAGAAATGCTTGAAGTAGATATTAAATCGAATGGAGAATTAGTCACCGAAAAAGATCGACAATTGACCCAAGCAACAGAAGAACTCAATAaagttaatgaaataaaaaataaattagaagaaCAACTAAATAAAACTGTTATGGAAACAACTActataaaacaacaatatgaAACACTTTTAAACAATTCTTCTGTCGAAGAAtcattaataaatgaacaacATAAGCAATTAGAAAAAGTGAAATCTGAAATGGCTATTTTAGTGAACGATAAAAAACTCATAGAAGACAAACATAATGAATCATCTAATGAAATAACAAATCTTAAGAGTCAACTTCaagaaacaacaaataaattaaatgagacCCTTGAAAatctaaatgaattaaataaaataatgaaagaaaaagataactttattaaaacacaaaatgaaAAAGTTGATACTgacttaaataaaagtaaacagttagaagaaaatattacaaagctTCAACAAGAGGTCAATCAAAATAACACTATGTTAGAACAAAAAcaagtagaaataaataacttaaacgaaattatattacaaacaagTCAAATTCAAGAAACGGTTAAACAACTAGAATCAGAAAATGCTGATTTGAAAGCAAAACACATTGTTGAAATTGAATCTCTTAACAacacaataaaaacattaacaaataatttgtcGGAACAAGGAAAACAACTCGAAGACCTAGTCAGCACTAAGGAAAAGGTTCAAGATTTGCAGCAACTGTTAGCAAAATCAGATGAAGATATAAAGaaacttacaaatataaacGAAGCTCAAAAATTAAACTACGAAGATTTAACAAGACAACTGCAACAGCAGTTTGATGAATACAAAAGAGAaagtaaaaatatgaaacacgagcttaaaaatagaataaacgATTATGAAAAACAGTTACAAGATTCAAAAGAGAAAATAGCTTTAGAATTGGATAATcaaaagaaattacaaaacaaactcAATGAAGGCGATAGCAAAATATTAGAATTATCACAAAAACTAGAACTGTTAGCTATTCAAGAAAACAATTCAAGCAAAGATGAAAAATTAGAAAAGTTGACATTAGAATTACAAGCTACAAGACAATCTGGTGCTGAATCCTTAGTTAatagtgaaaaaataattaataagttaaaagaAGAAATTGAaactaatattaaagatattaaggTTAAGGATGATTTAATCGTAAAATTACAAGAAGACTTAAAG agcCAGAAAGCCAAAGTTGAAGTAACAGAAAGGGAGAAACATCTTTTGCAAAAGGAAATGGCGAAAAATGTTAAAGAGATTCGAGACAATAATGACAATAATGCAATGGGCCTATTAGGACAAGGCGATAATGCATCGCAGAA